One part of the Glycine soja cultivar W05 chromosome 11, ASM419377v2, whole genome shotgun sequence genome encodes these proteins:
- the LOC114375800 gene encoding legumin type B-like: protein MEIDLSPQLAKKVYESNGGSYHAWSPSELPMLHEGNIGAAKLALQKNGFALPQYSDSSKVAYVLQGSGVAGIVLPESEEKVLAIKKGDALALPFGVITWWYNKEDTELVVLFLGDTSKAHKTGEFTDFYLTGSNGIFTGFSTEFVGRAWDLEEKDVKTLVGKQSGNGIVKLEGNINLPEPKEEHRKGMALNCEEAPLDVDIKNGGRVVVLNTKNLPLVGEVGLGADLVRLDGKAMCSPGFSCDSAFQVTYIVRGSGRAQVVGADGRRVLETTVKAGNLFIVPRFFVVSKIADSDGLEWFSIITTPNPVFTHLAGSIGAWKALSPTVLQAAFNVDAGLEQLFRSKRNADAIFFPPPN from the exons ATGGAAATTGATCTTTCTCCCCAATTGGCCAAGAAGGTGTACGAAAGCAATGGTGGGTCTTACCATGCATGGTCCCCTTCTGAGCTCCCCATGTTGCATGAAGGGAACATTGGTGCTGCCAAACTAGCTCTTCAAAAAAATGGTTTTGCCCTTCCTCAATACTCTGACTCTTCCAAGGTTGCATATGTTCTCCAAG GAAGTGGAGTTGCTGGAATTGTGCTCCCTGAATCGGAAGAGAAGGTTCTTGCAATCAAGAAGGGTGATGCTTTGGCACTCCCTTTTGGTGTGATAACCTGGTGGTACAACAAGGAGGACACTGAGTTGGTTGTTCTGTTCTTAGGTGACACTTCCAAAGCCCACAAGACTGGTGAATTCACTGATTTTTACCTAACTGGTTCCAATGGAATCTTCACTGGATTCTCAACTGAGTTTGTGGGAAGGGCTTGGGACTTAGAAGAGAAGGATGTGAAGACCCTTGTTGGGAAACAATCAGGCAATGGCATTGTGAAGCTTGAAGGGAACATCAACCTTCCTGAGCCCAAAGAGGAACACAGAAAGGGCATGGCATTGAACTGTGAAGAGGCTCCATTGGATGTTGACATCAAGAATGGAGGAAGGGTTGTGGTGTTGAACACCAAGAACCTTCCTTTGGTTGGTGAGGTTGGTCTAGGAGCAGACCTTGTGAGGCTTGATGGAAAGGCCATGTGTTCCCCTGGATTCTCCTGTGATTCTGCTTTTCag GTTACTTATATTGTGAGAGGGAGTGGTCGTGCTCAGGTTGTTGGTGCTGATGGTCGCAGGGTTTTGGAGACCACAGTGAAGGCCGGTAATTTGTTCATTGTGCCAAGGTTTTTTGTTGTCTCAAAGATTGCTGACTCTGATGGATTGGAGTGGTTCTCTATCATCACTACCcccaa TCCTGTATTTACTCACCTGGCTGGAAGTATTGGGGCGTGGAAGGCTCTTTCACCCACTGTTCTGCAGGCTGCTTTCAATGTAGATGCAGGACTTGAGCAACTCTTCCGTTCAAAGAGGAATGCTGACGCCATTTTCTTCCCTCCTCCAAATTAA
- the LOC114374928 gene encoding dirigent protein 10-like yields the protein MHLPSNYISKHSMARCESVSTTMPLNAKILIALIFLAFAITATTSTRILDEIETPEEPNSAAESPVVSPLPLVAESPVAEVKGVDQQHHTLSFFMHDILGGSNPTARAVTGVVTNPALNAQVAFAKPNGANLPLNNGVPQNNNNGGILNNNNLPFLTGLGGTTASVFNNNNLLNGGAGFPVTNTNQLPEGMTLQKVMFGTMTVFDDELTEGQELGSGLVGKAQGFYIASAVDGASQLMAFTAKFEENGYVDSLSFFGVHLTQVSESQIAIVGGTGKFLNAEGFAIIKTFPVSGGQQHNTDGVQTLLQLTAYLAY from the coding sequence ATGCATCTTCCATCcaactatatatcaaaacactcTATGGCGAGGTGTGAATCCGTTTCCACGACAATGCCCCTGAATgcaaaaatattaatagcacttaTATTCCTTGCATTCGCAATCACGGCTACCACTTCAACTCGAATCCTTGATGAAATAGAAACACCAGAAGAACCCAACAGTGCTGCCGAATCCCCTGTTGTCTCTCCACTTCCACTTGTTGCAGAATCCCCAGTTGCGGAAGTCAAAGGAGTTGACCAACAACATCACACGCTCTCATTTTTCATGCACGACATTCTGGGAGGCTCCAACCCCACGGCCAGAGCTGTAACAGGCGTGGTGACGAATCCAGCTCTGAACGCTCAAGTGGCATTCGCGAAACCCAACGGAGCAAACCTTCCTCTGAACAACGGAGTTCCACAGAACAACAACAACGGAGGAattctcaacaacaacaaccttccTTTCCTCACCGGACTGGGGGGTACCACGGCCAGCgtcttcaacaacaacaacttgcTCAACGGTGGGGCCGGTTTCCCGGTCACTAACACCAACCAGCTCCCAGAGGGAATGACACTGCAGAAGGTCATGTTTGGGACAATGACTGTCTTCGACGATGAGCTCACTGAAGGGCAAGAGTTGGGTTCGGGTTTGGTAGGGAAGGCGCAGGGATTTTACATTGCCAGCGCTGTCGATGGAGCAAGTCAGCTTATGGCTTTCACCGCTAAGTTTGAAGAGAATGGTTACGTGGACAGTCTTAGTTTCTTTGGCGTTCATCTAACGCAGGTTTCGGAGTCTCAAATTGCCATCGTTGGAGGCACCGGAAAGTTTCTCAACGCAGAAGGCTTTGCCATTATTAAGACTTTTCCTGTTAGCGGCGGTCAGCAACATAACACTGACGGTGTCCAGACTCTGTTGCAGCTCACTGCTTATCTGGCATACtag